In the genome of Anas platyrhynchos isolate ZD024472 breed Pekin duck chromosome 38, IASCAAS_PekinDuck_T2T, whole genome shotgun sequence, the window tttaattatagtgtTACACAATAGCTGACTAATTAGAAGTATCCTAATGGCCATCTACATTCAATTGGATTTGCGGCAGGACTGCTTGgccttccaaaatgcagaattcaacTCTGCATGGCTGTTCAAGTAACAGCATAGACAATtaaaagtaggattttgtttccagaagttttgGATAATGCTATTATCTGTAAGACAAAAGAGTCCAGTGCCCTAAACACTAGATTGCTGTATTGTTTCTTCAGTTAGTGGAAAGCACCTCTAGGAAAGTGGTGAGAAAAAAGATACGCACAATTCTTTTGATCTTGGATGGTGCAAAAGACAGTCCCAGCAGGAAAtctagcagaagcacagaagctgttacagaataaaaccaatGCAGGTTTGGGAGCTCTTTAGTTAGTGGCCCAAGCCTGCTGGTGGATAAACTATTGGgagtcaccagcagcagaaaagtaaaggcagaagggatggtcttcacagaagatcaaGTCAAGAGGGCAAGTGCTCTTGAATGCCCAGAGTGAAGAGCATAGTTTCAGGTGCTgtcaggaaaagcagtgcttgcaggtgTTTCTCTCCATGCCAACACCGCATCACAAGACACAACTCTTGGAATAATAGCACTGTGTTCAAActcccttcagcagagcaaatcTCTGATCTAACCACTACCCATGTCATTACCAAGTCAGTGAACTAATTTAGGGGAAGAGGTGGATGATGACAGTGATATAGTtagtaatttctgaattctctgtCAAAAGTGAGAATCTTTGTAACATTACTGATCATTACAAAATGTCTGAGGCCATTACAGTTCCTACCTGGAGATTCTGACGGGCGACTTGCAGTTCGCTATTACTCTGACTTTTACCTAAATGGGATGGTAAGGTGttatctgtggagaaaaagaacacactttacattaaaaatatagtcttaaataaataaagactgcttATCCAAAACAGcgaaagtgtattttaagcgTTTACAGCGACcagcataaagcaagacatattgaaatgaaaaagtaatctcCTAAAGAATTACGGAGAAATGCTCAAAGTTTTGTTCCATGACTTGTTTGAATCAATCTATGCACGGACTGAAACATGAGGTagccaaagtttcctttttgttatggcTTCAGGAAAGTGATTAACTGCTGAATAGACCCGGACCTCTCCTATTTCCCGTTgagtgaaacacttcagaactgcaatttaacAAATTGCTACTGAGTAAATTAAGAGGAATTTAGTTGTATACAATGAGAGTTGATGTACAATAGTCACAGTTTCTCTGTTAAGAATTTAGTTTAGAATAAAGAGAAGCCAGTCCACCATTTAGGGAACCTgagcactttcatttctgataaagGCTGCCTCACACTCGACTCTAAAAATACTAATAGATACGCCTCTTGCTCGAATATTTAGTCCTACCTAACCGACTACATTAGCAATGAGCGTGAGCACCCATATAGCCCCaatgcaaattcctttttgtcattcctGGTCCTCCCTTGTTCTGTCTTGAAGACCCAAGTGTACATCTTTGGCACAAATGACGATAACACAAACATTACTGCCCATTGTTCCAAACCAGTATTAGTCCGACACTGCCATTATTACAGAGCTGAATTCATTCTTAGATGGTTAGAAACATATTCGGAGCCTATATTCATAGGTCACATAGGAAGACAGACCTGCCTTCCCATTGACGCTTACCGATgtccaaacacaaagagctaaacaggcagcagcaaatgaaaatggatcagaacagactagagaacacagaaaggataGAAGTAGGGAAGTATGTGACAGATTCTTAAGAACCAAGCATAACAATACTGCTTCTCAGCAACATGTTACAGCATAAATTGGAACTCCTTACATATTCACTCCTCTTTTGGAGTGATTAGGGCCATACtagctgttcagtgttgctATCTGTCTTCTTACTGCAATACgaagtatttctagaagaaCCTCTGGTACAGACAGTCATGTTTATGCTGAGTTTCAGAGAGTAACGCCTCTTACCAacatcatatttatgaagttccgCTAGCGATGGTGCTTTACAATCCAGCAACTGCTCCTATTGAACATGAAGGCAACgcattaatatttcatcttgcaTGTGGGCCTTTTCAACAACTACATTAACAGACAACTCTTGCCTCCACCACACAAACTACATTACTTAAActattaaagctgaaaagcttCCAGTTATTACGAAGCTTAATGAAacactcaaacatttaaaatagggaaaaaaaatcagaatttgtctCTTATGGATGGCATGTTCAGCTTGTGAAACCATTTGGTTCAAAGGCAGCATACCCTGCCACAGAATAGCCTgtctaaaacaaacatcttaagactaagtgtcattgctgctgtgttacACAAAACTAATACCTGTGCAAAAGTCAGACTGTGCGACTGAAGGCTTTTACGCAGCAATCGAGAGTTAGAGCATTCCTTACTTTCTGCTCTATTTAAtccaaatttagaaaacaaacaagcagcatagAGGGCAAGGAAGTCTGAGTTCTCAGGCCTGATACCTTCCTGCCAGTCACACAATAAATAGAGAACTGCCTACCTAGTCTTAACTTCTTGGATGTGACTACTAACatgattttcctgcatttttgaagaCTGTCAACCCTGAAACCTTGACAAGTGTACGAAAGCCTGCAGTTGcagttttcttgaaagctaGACCGAAGTGtcaaatggcagagaaattaacatttctttaaatagaagaataggaaatctagaaaaatagaataaattctagaagaattacatctaaagaatattaattccaTTAGATTTAATACTCaagattctaaaataatttagccaGGAAGTTTTACAGAAGATGACACGGGAAAAGTGCTCCTCCAGTCAGACGCTAGAAGCTTCTGAACGTCACAGAACAGAGGTTGGAAATTGGCATTTACCTTCAACTTGTAAACAGCAGGGCTTCCAGGAAACAACTTAGCAGATTTTTCAACCcagtattttgctctttcatcagTGACGGCATTATTGCACAGTAACTCCGCTATCTTCAGTACTAGATCTTTCTGCATTGGGTTCAACTCCACAGAACGCTAGTTTTCCCCATGCACGCACACcggaaaaaaaggcaggaaaaaaaaggtaacttgaTCTTGCAATccacacagaatgggaaagaaaattataacagtCATTGAAAAGACACAGGTATTCAAATTAGACAGATCTATtagtaaatactttttgaatgaGTTAAGAAAGACCTCAGTTGCTAAATGCATCACTAGTCTACAGCACCCAGATACATCTGCTGCAactcaaaagagcaaaaattcagaaaagaaagaatttccaagggaaaaaacgCAGAAGCCAGCTACTCTGCCCCCACCACCAGCTATACGCAGGCAGCTGGACTCTTACGTACCTTTAGTCTAACTCCATAtagacatttttgaagaaatatataattaagtcACACCCTACGACAAGCTGGGATGTATTGGCAGCAAAACTTTTGAGcacatcctctccctccccaaaacctgaacaaaggcattctgatggtgaatttttcattgggcaatc includes:
- the LOC139998557 gene encoding ranBP2-like and GRIP domain-containing protein 4; translation: MQKDLVLKIAELLCNNAVTDERAKYWVEKSAKLFPGSPAVYKLKEQLLDCKAPSLAELHKYDVDNTLPSHLGKSQSNSELQVARQNLQVGTVMASDIL